In one Chiloscyllium punctatum isolate Juve2018m chromosome 17, sChiPun1.3, whole genome shotgun sequence genomic region, the following are encoded:
- the LOC140488175 gene encoding transcriptional activator MN1-like isoform X4, translated as MYSLDQFSRSGGGPGGERNFSQAAALAMSAHYKSPTFPGASGSAMDEQTLGPLEPPMLGLGMNPALGGEAYSFHPRGGHSELHQAPAAAAAAAAAAGSAAAPPPGGPQQPQAPPPPPPAAAAPPPQPQATHGYFPGGPHPHGHPHFSGSFCGTEPGHSCLHGGRLLGTAAAYSGNPLAGQPHAFGDTYDPLGENQAGGGAAAAAAGGGPGEGFAQQAPPVGRSGNLSDYHQHHTPSSNHTPCLPLDQSPNRAASFHGLPASSSSEAHGLEQRRLQSQPAVDSMEYNYQNEPSARPFDMPVFSPSESGAQLPHYGPGRHVPGGSFPANTTMPRTPGLVSLGKVHPQQQQQQHGVFYERFGNARKMPVGMESSVAARNPLMQQQAGLLARQNSCPPAIPRQQQAETGPPTSSLQDSGAMMPNQHAPFEYPIQRLENRNMHPYTDPMFNIQQQPNQRLQHFDAPYLNVAKRPRFDFPNNHNVDNCATWSSNSMHNASLENHLSPSAYPGLPNEFSPPGPEGFPPGPPLQHPGTDQQSLQQRQNMLMMFKQMVSRNQRHRMRQPELQHLSHHADVNQNSIVHSGQVANMSQPGFERESGGRMPSFDPQNPQMGQENAWFPGHHPSGEMLQRRMGGSAVPPEGSPHESVQMNLQQNGSGMLFRPGGNGLGMQEPMRMPGDGHVQGLHSPGMHSQFGNSMGNVAQMQSPSGGMGLPSTSTDRRAGPDFQGTPMGGQPGFPFGGPNRPSNPHNNPPGVPPSPGNYPPQSEYQANQRPSMSKIGSLSLGSFSKPGSKDNTIYGQSCLAALSTACQNMIASLGAPNLNVTFNKKNQNEGKRKLSQTEQDSVGPSSGSVGGPPTGSTGNGPEYFQGSAQQNSQMGVSGGGNGKLGTSTVQNSTQGPNPPSQPECNLSPNYALEAIPSEGKGQTGRGRGRRKRDSGHVSPGNFFDKYSAENVNPGVSPGQQGQSSHAGDRGGTPQDKSLTSPSWAKGNDLLLPDQPDLMSSLDSGIQSVTKSDGSSPQVDFSDDVSNNYGNEDEVSSSSDNNIPKATRLVTSSPKLQRADHGLLSGQKPMGHGMLNAHPNSNTTSNTGPGADSFGLGSTGSGHPGTPGMEQVRTPTSTSTQDEIHPLEILQAQIQLQRQQFSISEDQPLAMKNKKAECPGQNGDTELAACSTDNSKAAISTIDIESLMAEHNSTWYMPNDKAMMDPQDEDKQMAPWEKAKSASTNKEDL; from the coding sequence ATGTACAGCCTGGATCAGTTCAGCAGGAGCGGCGGTGGCCCGGGTGGGGAGAGAAACTTCAGCCAGGCAGCAGCCCTGGCTATGTCGGCTCACTACAAAAGCCCAACTTTCCCCGGGGCCAGTGGCAGCGCAATGGACGAGCAGACCCTGGGTCCCCTGGAGCCCCCCATGCTGGGCCTGGGGATGAACCCAGCCTTGGGCGGGGAAGCGTACTCCTTCCACCCCCGAGGGGGCCACTCGGAGCTGCACCAGGCTCCggcggcagcagcagcagcagcagcggcggcggGGAGCGCGGCGGCGCCTCCTCCTGGTGGCCCGCAGCAGCCGCAGGCTCCACCGCCGCCTCCTCCGGCAGCGGCAGCGCCCCCGCCCCAGCCCCAGGCCACTCACGGCTACTTCCCCGGCGGCCCCCACCCGCACGGGCACCCCCACTTCAGCGGCAGCTTCTGCGGCACCGAGCCCGGCCATTCGTGCCTGCACGGGGGGCGCCTGCTCGGCACCGCCGCCGCCTACAGCGGCAACCCCCTGGCCGGGCAGCCGCACGCCTTCGGGGACACCTATGACCCACTGGGGGAGAACCAGGCTGGAGGAGGGgcagctgctgctgctgcaggaGGGGGGCCAGGCGAAGGCTTTGCACAGCAGGCACCACCGGTGGGGAGGTCAGGTAACCTCTCAGACTACCACCAGCACCATACCCCGTCCTCCAACCACACGCCCTGCCTCCCCCTGGACCAGTCCCCCAACCGAGCCGCCTCCTTCCACGGCCTGCCAGCCTCTTCCTCCTCCGAGGCGCATGGACTGGAACAGAGGCGCCTGCAGAGCCAGCCAGCAGTGGACTCCATGGAGTACAACTACCAGAATGAGCCCTCCGCCAGGCCCTTCGACATGCCTGTGTTCTCACCCTCCGAGTCTGGTGCCCAGCTCCCTCACTACGGCCCGGGTAGGCACGTGCCCGGGGGCAGCTTTCCTGCCAACACTACCATGCCCAGGACCCCTGGCCTGGTGAGCTTGGGCAAGGTCCaccctcagcagcagcagcagcagcatgggGTGTTCTACGAAAGGTTTGGGAATGCTCGGAAAATGCCAGTAGGCATGGAGTCCAGTGTGGCTGCCAGGAATCCTCTCATGCAGCAGCAGGCAGGTTTGCTCGCGCGGCAGAACTCTTGTCCCCCAGCGATACCCCGGCAGCAGCAAGCAGAGACAGGGCCTCCGACCTCCAGTCTCCAGGACAGCGGGGCAATGATGCCGAATCAGCATGCTCCTTTTGAGTACCCCATTCAAAGATTAGAGAACAGGAATATGCACCCTTACACTGACCCTATGTTCAACATTCAGCAACAGCCCAATCAGAGACTACAACATTTTGATGCTCCGTATCTCAATGTGGCAAAGAGGCCaaggtttgactttccaaataacCACAACGTGGACAATTGTGCTACTTGGAGTAGCAACAGTATGCACAACGCAAGTTTGGAAAACCATTTATCACCCTCAGCGTACCCTGGGCTTCCCAATGAGTTTTCACCACCTGGTCCAGAGGGCTTCCCTCCAGGACCTCCTCTGCAGCATCCAGGGACTGATCAACAGTCCCTGCAGCAGCGGCAAAACATGCTGATGATGTTCAAGcagatggtatcaaggaaccaaCGGCACAGGATGAGGCAACCTGAACTTCAGCACCTCAGCCACCACGCTGACGTCAACCAAAACAGCATAGTGCACAGCGGGCAGGTGGCAAACATGTCGCAGCCTGGCTTTGAGAGGGAAAGTGGTGGGAGGATGCCCAGTTTCGATCCTCAGAATCCACAGATGGGCCAGGAAAACGCCTGGTTCCCTGGCCACCACCCATCGGGCGAAATGCTTCAGAGAAGGATGGGCGGATCGGCTGTGCCCCCTGAAGGCAGCCCCCATGAATCTGTCCAGATGAACTTACAGCAGAATGGTTCAGGCATGCTGTTCAGGCCGGGTGGGAATGGACTGGGGATGCAAGAGCCAATGAGAATGCCGGGTGACGGACATGTACAGGGTTTACACTCACCTGGGATGCATTCCCAGTTTGGCAACAGTATGGGCAATGTCGCGCAGATGCAGTCACCCAGCGGGGGCATGGGCCTCCCCAGCACGTCGACGGATCGAAGAGCCGGACCTGATTTCCAAGGTACCCCAATGGGCGGACAGCCAGGCTTTCCGTTTGGGGGGCCGAACCGACCCTCGAACCCACACAACAATCCCCCTGGAGTACCCCCATCGCCTGGTAACTACCCACCCCAATCTGAATACCAAGCCAACCAGCGGCCCTCCATGAGCAAGATAGGGTCCCTGTCACTGGGCTCCTTCAGCAAACCTGGTTCGAAGGATAACACCATTTATGGACAGAGTTGCTTGGCTGCCCTGTCCACGGCTTGCCAGAACATGATTGCCAGTTTAGGCGCTCCAAACCTCAACGTCACCTTTAACAAAAAGAACCAGAATGAAGGGAAACGGAAACTGAGTCAAACTGAGCAAGACAGCGTTGGGCCAAGCAGTGGGAGTGTTGGCGGGCCCCCGACTGGCAGCACGGGCAATGGGCCCGAATATTTCCAAGGCAGCGCTCAGCAGAATAGTCAGATGGGGGTCTCTGGTGGTGGGAATGGCAAGCTGGGCACGTCTACAGTGCAGAATAGCACCCAGGGGCCAAACCCACCATCCCAACCAGAGTGCAACCTGTCCCCAAACTATGCCTTGGAGGCCATCCCGAGTGAAGGCAAAGGACAGACTGGGCGAGGGAGAGGCAGGAGAAAACGGGATAGCGGCCACGTCAGCCCGGGGAATTTTTTTGACAAATACTCGGCTGAAAATGTGAATCCTGGGGTCAGTCCAGGGCAGCAGGGTCAGTCTAGCCACGCTGGTGACCGAGGTGGGACGCCGCAGGATAAATCCCTCACCTCCCCATCCTGGGCAAAAGGGAACGACCTCCTGCTCCCTGACCAACCTGACCTCATGTCCTCCCTGGATAGTGGAATTCAAAGTGTGACAAAATCAGATGGCAGCTCGCCTCAGGTTGACTTCTCGGACGACGTCAGCAACAACTATGGCAATGAAGATGAGGTGTCCTCGAGCTCTGACAACAACATACCCAAGGCCACCCGGTTAGTGACCAGCTCCCCCAAGCTGCAGCGAGCTGACCACGGGCTGCTCAGTGGCCAGAAACCCATGGGCCATGGCATGCTCAATGCACACCCCAACAGCAACACTACCTCCAACACGGGGCCTGGCGCCGACAGCTTCGGGCTCGGCAGCACTGGCAGTGGGCACCCGGGTACACCGGGCATGGAGCAGGTTCGGACcccaaccagcacatcgacccaGGACGAGATTCACCCGCTGGAGATCCTGCAAGCACAGATTCAGCTGCAGCGGCAGCAGTTCAGCATATCTGAGGACCAGCCGCTCGCCATGAAGAACAAAAAGGCCGAGTGCCCCGGCCAGAATGGGGACACAGAACTGGCTGCTTGTAGCACGGACAATAGTAAGGCTGCCATCAGCACTATAGACATTGAATCATTGATGGCAGAGCATAACTCTACCTGGTACATGCCCAATGACAAGGCCATGATGGATCCACAGGATGAAGACAAGCAAATGGCACCGTGGGAAAAAGCCAAGTCTGCAAGTACCAACAAAGAAG